The Leptospira sp. WS39.C2 genome contains a region encoding:
- a CDS encoding DUF2804 domain-containing protein: MLRKQKQMILKIGIFLIGVSMFHCSKNNLSPDQVKDEHGKIIQVIPEPSGNQTKQIEITSPTNLLKEDGTLNVSGWSRYPHFQINESLIKANPKRYKRWEHYTFYNESFGGAITITDIGNLAMGSIELLEFKSGKTIFSKTELVRPGSIFFPTNTTDPIEFTKGNQFIRIQKLKGKRIITYSVQGDSSQETIQGNFEFIEKSNEALAIITPFSESDFFYEYKMPSLICKGTIVYRQSIYDFKENSYAVLDWGRGTWPESNKWLWAAGAGQVGGELLSLNLGYGFGDPKNATENGIVYKGKVHKLDQVVWKYDVTNYKKPWKFTSNEGRLDLEFTPVYLLYSDIDLMGMIGFLKQLVQNFSIAEILELLKTEAYLNKAFGVYNGTVVLDNGTKLEVKNLFGFAEQMYQKW; this comes from the coding sequence ATGTTACGAAAACAAAAACAAATGATATTAAAGATAGGAATTTTTCTAATTGGAGTTTCTATGTTTCATTGTTCTAAAAATAATTTATCTCCGGACCAAGTCAAAGATGAACATGGTAAAATCATCCAAGTAATCCCAGAACCAAGTGGAAACCAAACGAAACAAATCGAAATTACATCTCCCACCAACTTACTGAAAGAAGATGGAACACTCAATGTTTCCGGTTGGTCAAGATACCCTCACTTTCAAATAAATGAATCTCTTATCAAAGCTAATCCAAAACGTTACAAACGTTGGGAACATTATACATTTTATAATGAAAGTTTTGGTGGTGCGATTACCATCACAGACATTGGTAATTTGGCAATGGGTAGCATAGAGTTATTGGAATTCAAATCGGGAAAAACAATTTTTTCCAAAACAGAGTTGGTAAGGCCAGGTTCGATTTTCTTTCCAACAAACACAACTGATCCAATCGAATTTACGAAAGGTAATCAATTCATTCGCATTCAAAAACTAAAAGGTAAACGAATCATTACATATTCCGTCCAAGGAGATTCGTCACAAGAGACCATCCAAGGTAATTTTGAATTCATTGAAAAATCCAATGAGGCACTTGCGATCATCACACCTTTTTCTGAATCAGATTTTTTCTATGAATACAAAATGCCAAGTTTGATATGCAAAGGAACCATTGTTTATCGACAATCAATCTACGATTTCAAAGAAAATAGTTACGCTGTTTTGGATTGGGGACGAGGTACTTGGCCTGAATCCAACAAATGGTTATGGGCTGCAGGTGCTGGTCAGGTTGGTGGGGAACTTCTTAGTTTGAACTTAGGTTATGGTTTTGGGGATCCCAAAAATGCAACGGAGAACGGGATCGTTTATAAAGGAAAGGTTCATAAACTTGATCAGGTTGTTTGGAAGTATGATGTGACCAATTATAAAAAACCTTGGAAGTTTACGAGTAATGAAGGTCGCTTGGATTTAGAATTCACACCCGTGTATTTATTATATTCAGACATTGATCTTATGGGAATGATTGGATTCTTAAAACAACTAGTCCAAAATTTTTCCATAGCAGAGATTTTGGAATTATTAAAAACCGAAGCATATCTAAACAAAGCCTTCGGTGTTTATAATGGTACTGTGGTCTTAGACAACGGTACAAAACTAGAAGTAAAAAACCTTTTTGGTTTTGCAGAGCAGATGTACCAAAAGTGGTAA